A region of the Mycoplasma capricolum subsp. capricolum ATCC 27343 genome:
CTTACTATCATCATGACAAATTAAAAGAATTAAAGTTTTCAAAATATGATATTGATAACATAAAATTTGCAATAAAAAGCTATTTAGATGGGAGCCATATTCCATCATTTTTGCGTTCTGTTTTACCTAGTAAACAATTACTTAACCACTATTTACATACTTTAGAAATATCAAAAAAAATAGAACAAAAAAATAAAGAAAAATTAGATTCATTAAAGACTAATTTGTTTAATTCAAATGATCAAATTTATATAGAAATGGATGATCTGTATATTAATCATCAAGCTGAAAAAAAGAAAAAAATGAGAGTTAGAGAAATTATTTTTCACACTCAAAAAAACAACAAGCTTGAAAATGTTTTAAACTTATTTTTTACTAAAAATTTAGATGAAAGACTAAATGAATTTAATGACTTAAACTTTGTTTTTAATACTATAAAAGAGATTACTAAGCAAACAAAAACCACTAAAAAAATAGTGGTCAATGGTGATGGAGCTAGATGGATTAAAAAGCTAGCAGAAAAGTTAAATTTAGACTTTTCTTTAGATCTTTTTCATATTAGAAAGGCATTAAATATTGCCTTTGGATTTAATAAATTTGCTTCTAAAGAAAATAAAAAACTCTTTAAAACTTGGTATAACAAAACTTTTAATCTTTCTTGAAAAAAAGCTTTTGAGTGTGCAATTTTTACTAAAAATCTTGTTCTTTTTAAACAACTTTATAATCAATTTTTAACTGAATCTAAAACAAAAAATGTATCAAAAACTGTACTTTTAAATGCTAAAAATTTTTATAAATTGATTATCAATAACTCTAATTATGTTTTTAATAAGAATCAAAAATTAAGTAGCTATACTGAACATTTTGTCTACAATTCTTTTAAAAAACACATTAAAAAAGAACAATCTTTGTTCTGTTTTAAGAACATAAAGTCCAAAATTATTTACAAAAATTTATTAAAGAATCAAATAACAATTTTTTACTAAAATAAAGGGGGTGGATCAAAATAGAGTCAGTAAATAGCAAAAAAATAGTCATAACTATATATTACATAGTAATATATAGAGTTTTTTAATTTGACCAAGGTGGAGCAAAAGTGGAGCAAATTTAAAGGGGTGGAGCAAAAGTGCGGCAGTTTTTAATCAATTTTACGTTATATTACATATAACGTAATTTTGCGCCCCGGTAAGGGGGTGGAGCAAAACCTTATCTTGCCTTTAAAGGGTGCGCGCGCGTATAGGGGGTAAAATTCATTAATCCTAGAGTCAGTTTGAAATTATTGTCTAAATTTTAAAAAATATGTTAAAATGAAATTAGATTAATGGCGATTGCCCTACATACCTGTTTTTTACGGTTCTAATTATTTTTTAATTAGATCTAATAATAATTAAATTACTTATTTATAATTTATTATTTTTAATATTTAAAAAAATATAGTAAATAAAAAAAGATAGGTAATCTATCTTAGTTTGTTTTTTAATAAATTATAAATTTCATCTATTTGATTTAGTTTTTCTTCATAGCCAACTAAATTTTTTTCAATTCTTGCTATTCTTTTAATGAGATCTATATCATTTAAGTTATCTTTAACTAGTTTTCAATTCTTTTTAGCATATTGTTCTAGCTCGTTTTCAACTTTTTGTTTATCAACACTAAGTTTTGTTAATTTTTGATTAGCTAAATCTAATTGATCATTTAAACTAGTAATCTGATTTTCTAAAACAACATAGTCTTTAATAATTTCATCTAAAAAGTCGTTTACTTCTTCAACTTTATAACCTTTATAAGCTATATTAAATTTCTTGTTTTGAATCTGGTTAACTGATAACTTTTTCATATATAACTCCCTTTTGATAATTATTATAACATCTTTTCTAATACTATAAAAAGGAGAGATTATATGTACCCATTAAAAAATAAAGGTCAATATTTAGAAACAATTTTAAACATTACTAATCAAAAATATTTAGATGAAAATTTGTGTGTTGTTAGTAAAATTCCAACAAACATTAATCTAATTAAAATCAATAACAAAATCATTACAAACGCTACTTTTAAAGATAATTTTAATTGTGATTATATTGGAGTTTATAATGGTTTATATTTTGAATTTGATGCTAAAGAAACATCAAAAGATGAGTTTAATTTTAATGCCATTAGAAAAAATCAACAACAAAAACTTGATTTAGTTAGTAAAAATAAAGGACTAGCATTTATTATTTTATATTTTTCAAAATATGATGATTTTTACATTATTTCTTATAACCAATTAACAGAATATATTAAAACTAATAAAAAAACAATTCCTAGAAGTTGAATAACTAAAAATTGTCAAGAATTATTTTTAACAAATAAATTAAAACTAGATTATCTTAAACATTTTAATCATTTAATCAATCAAATAAAATAAGTTGATTTGAATTTAAATATTTTTCAATTTCTTTTAATAAAAAATTAAAATCAGAAATTTTTTTATTA
Encoded here:
- a CDS encoding Mbov_0401 family ICE element transposase-like protein translates to MSIKIDIFNNEFLFLKELYSQKADEINQIEKHFREVERKKLHPNWRIFRRSKRKWVTLAGVFELNITMYETTNELTNKITRFTYYHHDKLKELKFSKYDIDNIKFAIKSYLDGSHIPSFLRSVLPSKQLLNHYLHTLEISKKIEQKNKEKLDSLKTNLFNSNDQIYIEMDDLYINHQAEKKKKMRVREIIFHTQKNNKLENVLNLFFTKNLDERLNEFNDLNFVFNTIKEITKQTKTTKKIVVNGDGARWIKKLAEKLNLDFSLDLFHIRKALNIAFGFNKFASKENKKLFKTWYNKTFNLSWKKAFECAIFTKNLVLFKQLYNQFLTESKTKNVSKTVLLNAKNFYKLIINNSNYVFNKNQKLSSYTEHFVYNSFKKHIKKEQSLFCFKNIKSKIIYKNLLKNQITIFY
- a CDS encoding DivIVA domain-containing protein; translated protein: MKKLSVNQIQNKKFNIAYKGYKVEEVNDFLDEIIKDYVVLENQITSLNDQLDLANQKLTKLSVDKQKVENELEQYAKKNWKLVKDNLNDIDLIKRIARIEKNLVGYEEKLNQIDEIYNLLKNKLR
- a CDS encoding Holliday junction resolvase RecU; translation: MYPLKNKGQYLETILNITNQKYLDENLCVVSKIPTNINLIKINNKIITNATFKDNFNCDYIGVYNGLYFEFDAKETSKDEFNFNAIRKNQQQKLDLVSKNKGLAFIILYFSKYDDFYIISYNQLTEYIKTNKKTIPRSWITKNCQELFLTNKLKLDYLKHFNHLINQIK